From a single Nicotiana tomentosiformis chromosome 2, ASM39032v3, whole genome shotgun sequence genomic region:
- the LOC104092877 gene encoding large ribosomal subunit protein bL21m-like yields MANRRCVQTLSRHLTYLLSPNPSSLHSLTSISPQTLTPQILKSIVTLTPSPKCPNVTTKISSFHRHFCSNRPINSDDDEEGSEEETDDDHDVEGLESNIEPSREYTPEEKEHEAAEIGYKVIGPLQKSDRVFKPYEPVFAVVQIGSHQFKVSNGDSIFTEKLKFCEVNDKALDAKVLIFKKKRRKNYRRTRGHRQELTKLRITDIQGIEKPEVAHPLKTEKKGVKKMPHAVGC; encoded by the exons ATGGCGAATCGGCGATGCGTTCAAACCCTAAGCCGTCATTTAACATATCTTCTCTCTCCAAACCCATCATCTCTCCATTCCCTCACTTCCATTTCACCTCAAACCCTAACCCCACAAATACTTAAATCCATCGTCACACTCACTCCCTCTCCCAAATGCCCCAATGTTACCACTAAAATTTCATCTTTCCACAGGCATTTCTGTTCCAATCGACCGATCAATAGCGATGATGACGAGGAGGGAAGTGAAGAAGAAACTGATGATGATCATGACGTGGAGGGTTTGGAGTCGAATATTGAGCCCAGCAGAGAGTACACTCCAGAGGAGAAAGAACACGAGGCAGCTGAAATTGGGTATAAGGTCATCGGCCCACTTCAGAAATCGGACCGGGTCTTCAAACCATATGAACCCGTTTTTGCCGTTGTTCAG ATTGGTTCTCACCAGTTTAAAGTGAGCAATGGTGATTCCATTTTTACTGAGAAACTGAAGTTCTGCGAAGTTAATGACAAG GCATTAGATGCTAAAGTACTTATATTCAAGAAGAAGAGACGGAAGAATTATCGACGTACACGAGGACATCGACAG GAATTAACAAAATTGAGGATTACGGATATACAAGGTATTGAGAAACCTGAAGTGGCACACCCTCTTAAAACAGAGAAGAAAGGTGTTAAGAAG ATGCCACATGCGGTCGGGTGTTAA